From the genome of Brevinema andersonii, one region includes:
- a CDS encoding sialidase family protein, translating into MKKFLLITITAALTGCSLQSANVLNFQFLEPINGLLFEHSTYTHSNRYLFDADTQTVFIESKEGQNSINGTYKLQLVANPTTNQAIYLLNGSLSYDGLYLGIEIENTTLKTYKAKITIQNTAARARDAITIYKGTDYTSKIIEDPALYRLYVGGDWVKMTVAGVYNADYTEIFRATYDKENGQDHTLEIIKINGIITNKALYNLRGLSNISQNIAVYALAVPTGTIAGDNANNMFGFTLNFSDDTPKAQFILQVPISGNPTQQELNKLSQNLEAVGTWSYVPVAIADRPERRLSSLQNLGPWTYIGNGNQYDHNNSYTWEINAKDQIATYSSINSSGSHIRIYAMKKTSSPTVFQLELIQEKGTALTITSMTRSGIAYAGEVFPYFTYQINDENTAAKIVTASSVNEAEQKLNSSKFLFSPLYSAPSVNYTLKIPTDSNEKENTVNEWGQGRSGLSTFVVQKEGKVFIYALSGVTQKIDLNETSHNPTTTWLTTVHRSSDKGKTWTQVDAGAVTPARAFQGQTFTYKDEVYVYDNVIFKTPNNITDGYNRLHKSKTLSGDWIPLPLPNELTNRGGAAIFVVGDSITIAGGADYDSTSSSYTLKNDTWQSFDGGTTWNQVKSSNIWNAAKDMTAIVMGQDVFLIHSYTAHNQPAQQFSPKIYKSSDRGLTWAEVHTTFPFTLTGDTNGRIPATVIGKNIIILNPADGKFYMSSDGAKTWQNQYATDSDSSGITTSGSFAASMQSIDNTLILLGGQTTTTPSNKVYRRELEK; encoded by the coding sequence ATGAAAAAATTTCTCCTAATAACTATTACAGCAGCATTAACCGGATGTTCTTTACAATCAGCTAATGTACTAAATTTTCAATTTCTTGAACCAATCAACGGATTATTATTTGAACACAGCACCTACACTCATAGCAACAGATATTTGTTTGATGCTGACACTCAAACCGTATTTATTGAATCAAAAGAAGGACAAAATTCTATCAATGGCACATATAAATTACAATTGGTAGCAAATCCAACCACTAATCAAGCAATATACTTGCTGAATGGATCTCTTTCGTATGATGGTCTTTATTTAGGTATAGAAATTGAAAATACAACACTCAAAACCTATAAAGCAAAAATTACTATACAAAATACTGCTGCACGAGCACGTGATGCAATTACTATCTATAAAGGAACTGATTATACTAGTAAAATAATTGAAGATCCTGCATTATACCGACTTTATGTTGGTGGGGACTGGGTCAAAATGACAGTTGCAGGTGTTTATAATGCTGATTATACCGAAATTTTTAGAGCTACGTATGATAAAGAAAACGGTCAAGACCATACTTTAGAAATTATTAAAATTAACGGCATTATCACAAATAAAGCATTATATAATTTAAGAGGATTATCCAATATTTCTCAAAATATTGCAGTATATGCATTAGCAGTACCCACAGGAACTATAGCAGGAGATAATGCTAACAATATGTTTGGATTTACGTTAAATTTCTCTGATGACACTCCTAAAGCTCAGTTCATTCTTCAAGTACCTATAAGTGGCAACCCAACCCAACAAGAGCTTAATAAATTATCTCAAAATCTAGAAGCTGTTGGAACTTGGTCCTATGTTCCTGTTGCTATTGCTGATCGTCCGGAACGAAGACTGTCTTCTCTGCAAAATTTAGGACCATGGACTTACATTGGCAACGGAAACCAATATGATCATAATAATTCTTACACTTGGGAAATTAATGCAAAAGATCAAATTGCGACTTATAGCTCTATAAATTCTTCTGGCAGCCACATTCGAATATACGCAATGAAAAAAACTAGCAGCCCTACAGTATTTCAATTAGAGCTCATTCAAGAAAAAGGAACAGCCCTAACTATTACTTCTATGACTCGCTCAGGTATTGCTTACGCTGGAGAAGTATTTCCCTATTTTACTTATCAAATTAATGACGAAAATACTGCAGCAAAAATCGTTACTGCAAGTTCTGTCAATGAAGCCGAGCAGAAATTAAATTCCAGTAAATTTTTATTTAGTCCGCTCTATAGCGCACCATCAGTTAATTATACATTAAAAATACCTACTGATAGTAATGAAAAAGAGAATACTGTTAATGAATGGGGTCAGGGAAGATCAGGATTATCAACTTTTGTTGTTCAAAAAGAAGGAAAAGTTTTTATCTATGCCCTTTCAGGCGTAACACAAAAAATCGATCTTAATGAAACTTCTCATAATCCTACTACGACATGGCTTACTACAGTTCATCGCAGTTCGGATAAAGGAAAAACATGGACTCAAGTCGATGCTGGTGCAGTTACTCCTGCACGAGCTTTTCAAGGTCAGACTTTTACTTATAAAGATGAAGTTTATGTTTACGACAATGTTATATTTAAGACACCTAATAATATTACAGATGGATACAATCGCTTACATAAATCTAAAACACTCAGTGGGGATTGGATTCCTCTTCCACTACCTAATGAACTCACTAATCGCGGGGGCGCTGCAATTTTTGTTGTCGGCGATTCCATCACTATAGCAGGTGGTGCAGATTATGATAGCACGTCTTCTTCATATACACTAAAAAATGACACATGGCAAAGCTTTGACGGCGGTACTACATGGAATCAAGTCAAAAGTTCCAATATATGGAATGCTGCCAAAGATATGACAGCTATTGTAATGGGACAAGATGTATTTTTAATACATAGTTATACAGCCCATAATCAACCTGCACAACAATTTAGTCCGAAAATATACAAAAGCTCAGACCGTGGATTAACATGGGCAGAAGTACATACAACCTTCCCTTTTACCCTTACTGGTGATACAAACGGTCGCATTCCGGCTACAGTGATTGGTAAAAATATTATCATTCTTAATCCAGCAGATGGCAAATTTTATATGTCATCAGACGGTGCAAAAACATGGCAGAACCAATACGCTACAGACAGTGACTCTTCAGGAATTACAACTAGTGGAAGTTTTGCTGCAAGTATGCAATCTATTGATAATACATTAATACTCTTAGGTGGCCAGACAACTACGACTCCATCAAACAAAGTATACAGACGAGAGTTAGAAAAATAA
- a CDS encoding NAD(P)-binding domain-containing protein — MYKIAVVGAGPAGIAMARELTAAGVSSEEILMLEKSQHDNASVRQFYPAGKTINSVYKNIKTEKKGLVGFQGIIQVDDYFRLSDQALKDSNVKVYFNTEVLKIKKQSGHFILETSKGNFESNYVVLASGVFAKPRNPDYKIPAEILNKVSYDVLRFQKEKIFGRKVIVVGGGDSAAEYTQTLAALGNFVYISYRQDNFFRMNQLNKDLLTQLEQNQKIKIMFSTDIVGLEAQNDEILIKFDGSNNLTVDNVVFALGGASPVAFMNNCGIDYDDTNVQLRSHHESSIDGIFIAGDLSMGRKGGSLMLAFNSARDIMEGLSINYSFPAPARI, encoded by the coding sequence ATGTATAAAATAGCTGTTGTAGGAGCAGGGCCGGCAGGTATTGCAATGGCACGTGAATTAACAGCTGCTGGCGTTAGTTCTGAAGAAATTCTCATGCTTGAGAAATCGCAGCATGATAATGCATCTGTAAGGCAGTTTTATCCGGCTGGCAAAACAATAAATTCTGTTTATAAAAATATCAAAACTGAGAAAAAAGGATTAGTGGGATTTCAAGGTATTATTCAAGTGGATGATTATTTCAGACTTTCCGATCAAGCATTAAAAGACTCTAATGTAAAGGTTTATTTTAATACCGAAGTTCTTAAAATAAAAAAACAATCTGGCCATTTTATTTTAGAAACATCCAAGGGTAATTTTGAAAGTAATTATGTTGTATTAGCAAGTGGTGTTTTTGCGAAGCCTCGCAACCCAGATTATAAAATACCGGCAGAAATTTTAAATAAGGTATCCTATGATGTTTTACGTTTTCAAAAAGAAAAAATTTTCGGCCGCAAAGTTATTGTAGTAGGTGGCGGCGACTCTGCTGCTGAATACACTCAAACTTTAGCTGCTTTAGGTAATTTTGTTTATATTTCCTATCGTCAAGATAATTTTTTTCGTATGAATCAATTAAATAAGGACCTTTTGACCCAGTTAGAGCAAAATCAAAAAATTAAAATTATGTTTTCTACAGATATTGTCGGACTTGAAGCTCAAAATGATGAGATCTTAATTAAATTTGATGGCAGTAATAATTTGACTGTTGATAATGTTGTATTTGCATTAGGAGGGGCATCTCCTGTTGCTTTCATGAATAATTGTGGTATTGATTATGATGATACAAATGTGCAATTAAGATCACATCATGAAAGCTCTATTGATGGAATATTTATTGCTGGAGATTTATCTATGGGTCGTAAGGGAGGGTCATTGATGCTAGCATTTAATAGCGCAAGAGATATAATGGAGGGATTATCTATAAATTACAGTTTTCCAGCTCCTGCTCGAATTTGA
- the galE gene encoding UDP-glucose 4-epimerase GalE, producing the protein MKDTILIVGGAGYIGSHIVKELHQQGYPVVVLDNLSKGHREAISAIDKNIPLIEGDLGDSTLLEKIFKEYPIKTVMHFAAFIEVGTSMMQPDVYYENNFCKVLSLLKAMIKANINYFVFSSTAATFGNPQAEKIDENHPQIPINPYGSSKLMVERLLKDMAYAYPDFHYCIFRYFNACGADHEGIIGQSYEPPTHLLSVMLKTAAGQRDSLSIFGNDYPTSDGTCVRDYIHVTDLAKAHILGMERMISQNVNDDFNLGNGSGFSVKEMVEVGKKVTGVDFKVLYTDRRAGDPALLIADPQKTKKILNWNPQFTLKDMVKTAWYWEQHKTY; encoded by the coding sequence ATGAAAGATACGATCCTTATAGTCGGTGGAGCCGGATATATTGGTTCCCACATCGTTAAAGAACTCCATCAACAAGGCTACCCCGTTGTAGTACTTGACAATCTTAGTAAAGGACATCGTGAAGCAATCTCGGCAATCGATAAAAATATTCCTTTGATAGAAGGTGATCTTGGTGATTCTACACTGCTTGAAAAGATCTTCAAAGAATATCCTATAAAAACAGTTATGCATTTTGCGGCATTCATTGAAGTTGGTACTTCCATGATGCAACCAGATGTTTATTATGAAAACAATTTTTGTAAAGTTTTATCATTGCTCAAAGCAATGATAAAAGCAAATATTAATTATTTTGTTTTCAGCAGTACTGCAGCCACTTTTGGCAACCCTCAAGCAGAAAAAATCGACGAAAACCATCCGCAAATTCCTATTAACCCTTATGGTTCTTCAAAATTAATGGTAGAACGGCTTCTTAAAGACATGGCCTATGCATATCCTGATTTTCATTATTGTATTTTCCGTTATTTTAATGCTTGCGGAGCTGATCATGAAGGAATTATCGGACAGTCTTACGAACCTCCGACACACCTACTTTCTGTTATGCTTAAAACCGCAGCAGGACAACGAGATTCGCTATCTATTTTTGGAAATGACTATCCTACATCAGATGGTACATGTGTTCGCGATTATATACACGTTACGGATCTTGCTAAAGCCCATATTTTAGGAATGGAAAGAATGATTTCACAAAATGTGAATGATGATTTTAATCTTGGTAATGGTAGTGGATTTTCGGTTAAAGAAATGGTAGAAGTCGGAAAAAAAGTTACAGGTGTAGATTTTAAAGTATTATATACCGATAGAAGAGCTGGAGATCCGGCATTACTCATTGCTGATCCTCAAAAGACAAAAAAAATCCTTAATTGGAATCCTCAATTTACTTTGAAAGACATGGTAAAAACTGCTTGGTATTGGGAACAACATAAAACCTATTAA
- the pepT gene encoding peptidase T yields MYQSYKQKLLDRFLSYVSIPSQSNTNDQTLPSSEGQMQLALLLEQELQKMGLCHIKLRENAILTAQLPATKKNIPSVGFIAHLDTVDVGLSPVINPQVLYFNGQDVLLNKEKNIVFKVDEHPEILSYKEDYIIFTDGTSVLGADNKAAIATIMTMLEYFIQEKHDHGDIWVAFLPDEEIGLRGAWALDLSEFPVKFAYTIDCCELGEVVFETFNAASAVIKIQGISAHPMSAKDVMVNPVLVAHDFIAQFDKRDTPECTENREGYIWVYSVKADSSAAEVILSIRDFDNNILESRKLMVQKAVDEVRKLYPKAKIEYKINNIYSNIANSLIDTMPVELLYQACQNLNIPINIISMRGGTDGSALSAKGLPTPNYFTGAHNFHSIYEFLPLKSFEYSWLTTLEIIKILATTTND; encoded by the coding sequence ATGTATCAGAGTTATAAACAAAAATTATTAGATCGATTTCTTAGTTACGTAAGCATTCCTAGTCAAAGTAATACCAATGATCAAACATTGCCATCCAGTGAAGGCCAGATGCAGCTTGCCCTTTTGCTTGAGCAAGAATTACAAAAAATGGGATTATGTCATATAAAATTAAGGGAAAATGCTATTTTAACAGCACAATTGCCCGCAACAAAAAAAAATATTCCATCTGTTGGATTTATAGCGCATTTAGATACCGTTGATGTAGGGTTAAGTCCGGTGATTAATCCTCAAGTTCTATATTTTAATGGTCAGGATGTTCTTTTGAATAAAGAAAAAAATATAGTTTTTAAAGTAGATGAGCACCCCGAAATATTATCTTATAAAGAAGATTATATTATATTTACAGATGGTACAAGTGTTCTTGGGGCTGATAACAAAGCTGCTATTGCAACAATTATGACTATGTTAGAGTATTTCATTCAAGAAAAACATGATCATGGTGATATATGGGTTGCTTTTTTGCCTGATGAAGAAATCGGATTAAGAGGTGCTTGGGCTTTAGATTTATCGGAATTTCCTGTTAAATTTGCTTATACGATAGACTGCTGCGAGTTAGGCGAAGTAGTATTCGAAACTTTCAATGCCGCATCTGCTGTGATTAAAATTCAAGGAATTTCTGCGCATCCAATGTCAGCAAAAGATGTAATGGTAAATCCAGTTTTAGTAGCTCATGATTTTATTGCCCAGTTTGATAAAAGGGATACTCCTGAATGCACGGAAAATCGGGAAGGATATATTTGGGTATATAGTGTGAAAGCAGATTCTTCTGCAGCAGAAGTAATCTTATCAATTCGAGATTTTGATAACAATATCCTTGAATCAAGAAAATTAATGGTGCAAAAAGCTGTAGATGAAGTTAGAAAACTATATCCTAAAGCAAAAATTGAATATAAAATTAATAATATATATTCAAATATTGCAAACAGTTTAATAGATACTATGCCTGTAGAATTGCTATATCAAGCGTGTCAAAATCTCAATATTCCTATTAATATAATATCCATGAGAGGAGGGACAGATGGTTCTGCACTTTCAGCAAAAGGATTGCCTACTCCTAATTATTTTACGGGAGCTCATAATTTTCATTCTATTTATGAATTTCTACCTCTCAAATCTTTCGAATATTCATGGCTGACAACTTTAGAAATTATCAAAATATTAGCAACAACTACTAACGATTAA
- a CDS encoding HU family DNA-binding protein has product MTNKKVTYVAVGEAVAAKMGLPKSKGAELGRTFVEEVASLLQKGTGVELTGLATMSVEMSKARIGRNPKTGAELKIPAKKRVKVAVSQKLKKSL; this is encoded by the coding sequence ATGACTAATAAAAAAGTGACTTATGTTGCTGTCGGCGAAGCTGTTGCCGCTAAAATGGGCTTGCCTAAAAGTAAAGGTGCCGAACTTGGGCGAACTTTTGTGGAAGAAGTCGCATCACTTTTACAAAAAGGTACGGGCGTTGAATTAACTGGATTAGCTACTATGAGTGTTGAAATGTCAAAAGCACGTATTGGTCGTAATCCTAAAACAGGAGCTGAATTAAAAATTCCTGCAAAAAAGCGGGTTAAAGTTGCAGTTTCTCAGAAACTGAAAAAAAGCTTGTAA
- a CDS encoding PTS sugar transporter subunit IIA has product MPSLSEQLKTLNSVKIIDNTESWKSALDICFTPLLQNNYIQSQYVDAVKKISKDLHFHYLIAPGVGMPHARPEHGVNKTGISILIIRNGILFGDHNNNPIFCLLGLAGNEDNSHTDLIMDIAELFSDEILLNKLKIAESVTDVIHAISK; this is encoded by the coding sequence ATGCCATCTCTAAGCGAGCAGCTAAAAACTTTAAATTCTGTAAAAATTATTGATAACACAGAATCATGGAAGTCTGCTTTAGATATCTGTTTTACCCCTCTTCTTCAGAATAATTACATTCAATCTCAGTATGTAGATGCCGTAAAAAAAATCAGTAAAGACCTACATTTTCATTATCTAATTGCTCCAGGAGTAGGAATGCCTCATGCTCGACCGGAACACGGAGTCAACAAAACAGGTATCAGTATATTAATTATCAGAAATGGAATATTATTTGGTGATCACAACAATAATCCTATTTTTTGCTTGCTTGGTCTTGCAGGCAATGAAGATAACAGTCATACAGACCTTATTATGGATATAGCAGAACTTTTTAGTGATGAAATACTTTTAAATAAACTGAAAATTGCAGAGTCAGTAACAGATGTTATTCATGCAATTTCCAAATAA
- a CDS encoding PTS sugar transporter subunit IIB, translating to MTLKFLTACGSGLGSSLMISMNISKVIKELGLDAEVEHCDISSLSTKSADYYVFGKDVATSAAVSGIDPEKIIVLENLLSLPELKQKISEKL from the coding sequence ATGACACTTAAATTTTTAACAGCATGCGGTTCAGGATTAGGATCATCGCTTATGATATCGATGAATATTTCAAAAGTTATCAAAGAATTAGGGCTAGATGCTGAAGTAGAGCATTGTGATATTTCTTCACTATCAACGAAATCAGCGGATTACTATGTTTTTGGTAAAGATGTCGCGACATCAGCAGCTGTTTCAGGCATAGACCCTGAAAAAATCATTGTATTAGAAAATTTGCTCAGCCTCCCAGAACTGAAACAAAAAATTAGTGAGAAATTATAG
- a CDS encoding PTS ascorbate transporter subunit IIC produces MLKFIVDLLSQASILVALFTMLGLIFLKKSINEIISGSMKALIGFILLGSGAGVIVNSLQPFGQMIEKAFHVQGVIPNNEAIVAVALGTYGTQVSIVTVVSMIFHLMIARFTPIKFIFLTGHHIFYMAAMITVIVSVGGLSGGILLILVSSLANALAMSLSPLLTYWAMPKIVGPENHIALGHFSNITYSISALIGKLIGKGSPSTEELKIPKELSFLRDNILTIALTMSILYIGAALAAGEDFVETLSEGQQYLVFALIQGITFAAGVSIVLSGVRMVIGEIIPAFKGISEKFVPNAIPALDCPVVFPYAPNAVIIGFLCSFVGGLAGLAILYAIGGVLIIPGVVPHFFVGATAGVFGNALGGRRGCIFGSFVNGLLLAFMPVTLLPILGELGFANTTFSDGDFVGVGIIIGTIVNLFK; encoded by the coding sequence ATGTTAAAATTTATTGTCGATCTTTTAAGCCAAGCCTCAATTTTAGTAGCACTTTTTACTATGTTAGGATTGATTTTCTTAAAAAAAAGCATAAACGAAATCATCTCCGGCTCTATGAAAGCACTAATCGGTTTTATTCTCCTTGGTTCCGGAGCTGGAGTTATTGTCAATTCGCTTCAGCCTTTCGGCCAAATGATCGAAAAAGCATTTCATGTTCAAGGCGTTATCCCTAATAACGAAGCTATTGTTGCGGTTGCATTAGGCACTTATGGGACTCAGGTTTCTATTGTTACTGTAGTCTCTATGATTTTTCATTTGATGATTGCCCGTTTTACTCCTATCAAATTTATTTTCCTAACAGGTCACCATATTTTTTATATGGCCGCAATGATTACTGTGATTGTATCTGTTGGTGGTCTAAGTGGCGGCATCTTGCTTATTTTGGTATCGTCCCTAGCAAACGCATTAGCTATGAGTTTGTCTCCGTTGCTGACCTACTGGGCTATGCCTAAAATCGTTGGTCCAGAAAATCATATTGCATTAGGGCACTTTAGTAATATCACCTACTCTATTTCTGCTCTCATTGGCAAGTTGATTGGAAAAGGATCTCCATCAACAGAAGAACTAAAAATCCCTAAGGAATTAAGCTTTTTACGAGATAACATACTTACAATTGCACTAACCATGTCCATTCTATACATTGGAGCAGCTTTAGCGGCAGGAGAGGATTTCGTTGAAACTTTATCAGAAGGCCAGCAGTATTTAGTATTTGCTTTAATTCAAGGAATCACTTTTGCAGCAGGTGTTTCAATTGTGCTTTCCGGTGTGAGAATGGTTATTGGCGAAATTATCCCAGCATTCAAAGGCATATCCGAAAAATTCGTCCCTAATGCCATTCCTGCATTGGATTGCCCTGTTGTTTTTCCTTATGCTCCTAATGCTGTTATTATAGGATTTTTATGCAGTTTTGTAGGCGGATTAGCCGGACTAGCCATTTTATATGCTATAGGTGGAGTATTAATTATTCCAGGAGTAGTACCTCATTTCTTTGTGGGAGCCACAGCAGGTGTATTTGGTAACGCTTTGGGAGGACGTAGAGGCTGTATTTTCGGCAGTTTCGTTAATGGTTTATTATTAGCATTCATGCCTGTGACATTATTACCTATATTAGGAGAATTAGGATTTGCAAATACAACATTCAGTGATGGTGATTTTGTTGGTGTTGGTATTATTATTGGAACAATAGTGAACCTATTTAAATAG
- a CDS encoding sulfite exporter TauE/SafE family protein yields MMTLIQFLSYSILGLITGLVSGMAGVGGGVIIVPALVLLFGFPQKMAQGTSITMFILPIGLAAVIKYWQAGNVNVKISLILALFYVIGSYISAGFAQKIDEKILKNFFALLMIITALNMLDLKDLFQYIYNFFR; encoded by the coding sequence ATGATGACTTTAATTCAATTTTTATCTTACAGTATACTTGGATTGATAACAGGTTTAGTCAGTGGTATGGCTGGTGTCGGTGGCGGAGTAATTATTGTTCCAGCATTAGTTTTGTTATTTGGATTTCCACAAAAAATGGCGCAAGGAACTTCAATCACTATGTTTATATTACCTATAGGATTGGCTGCTGTTATTAAGTATTGGCAGGCTGGAAATGTAAATGTTAAAATATCATTGATTTTAGCATTATTTTATGTTATTGGCTCATATATTAGTGCAGGATTTGCTCAAAAAATAGACGAAAAAATATTGAAAAATTTTTTTGCGCTCTTAATGATTATTACGGCACTTAATATGCTTGATTTAAAAGATTTATTTCAATATATATATAATTTTTTTAGGTAG
- a CDS encoding glycosyltransferase family 2 protein, protein MLLLSIVIPCYNEEEGIAVSLDMLTHKLEEFSIKDYEIICVNDGSKDQTLSILQNYAQKDHRIKIVSLAANRGQQIAFYAGMCYSSGEAVILMDADLQDPPDCIPEMMRLWKEGYQVVFGKRIVRQGEGIFKRLTAFLFYRLLNNLSYTAIPQDVGEFRLMDRVVVDVVINMEEHNRFNRAMVSWLGFSQIEFPFERTERTIGTTKFGMKDMFQLAKDGLFSFSYFPILFLQSLGLIAIAVSIILAIYTLYSLFFTSNFIPGWGSLMMTLLFFSGAILLGLGIIGEYVARIHTEVIKRPLFIAAETMNLKNKELPKHLSYFHSRFSKNLK, encoded by the coding sequence ATGTTGCTACTATCTATTGTTATTCCTTGTTATAACGAGGAAGAAGGTATTGCAGTTTCTTTAGACATGCTGACTCACAAGTTAGAAGAATTTAGTATTAAAGATTACGAAATCATATGCGTTAATGATGGTTCCAAAGATCAAACTCTATCTATTCTGCAAAACTATGCACAAAAAGATCACAGAATAAAAATTGTATCGTTGGCAGCAAACAGAGGTCAACAAATAGCTTTTTATGCTGGTATGTGCTACAGTTCGGGAGAAGCTGTAATTCTTATGGATGCAGACCTTCAAGACCCTCCTGATTGCATCCCCGAAATGATGCGCTTGTGGAAAGAAGGTTATCAAGTAGTTTTTGGTAAGAGAATTGTCCGTCAGGGTGAAGGGATTTTCAAAAGATTAACAGCATTTTTATTTTACCGGCTGCTAAATAATTTATCATATACTGCCATTCCTCAGGACGTCGGCGAATTCAGACTTATGGATCGTGTTGTCGTTGATGTTGTCATAAATATGGAAGAACATAACCGTTTTAATAGGGCTATGGTCAGCTGGTTAGGTTTTTCTCAAATAGAATTTCCGTTTGAACGGACAGAACGTACTATAGGAACAACAAAGTTCGGAATGAAAGATATGTTTCAACTTGCTAAGGATGGATTATTTTCTTTTAGTTACTTTCCTATTTTATTTTTGCAGTCTTTAGGATTAATAGCTATTGCTGTATCGATTATTTTAGCTATTTACACGTTATATTCACTTTTCTTCACAAGCAATTTTATTCCTGGATGGGGTTCATTGATGATGACTCTTTTATTTTTCTCAGGAGCTATTTTACTAGGATTAGGAATTATTGGTGAATATGTTGCGCGTATTCATACTGAAGTAATTAAACGACCTTTATTCATTGCAGCAGAAACAATGAATTTGAAAAATAAAGAATTACCAAAACATTTATCATATTTTCACAGCCGTTTCAGTAAAAATTTAAAATAA